The following DNA comes from Candidatus Methylacidiphilum fumarolicum.
GATAATAAAATCCAAGACCAGGATCTAGCCATATCTTTCTCACTCCACAAGACAAAGCTTCTTCGATCCGTTTTTCAAAATAAGGGAACAGTAAACTTAGTGGATCTTTAGGAAGCTCAATCGGTTGTACCTCTCGGACATTATCACCTCGAACAAAGTTAATAATCACCCCCCCATCATAATCAGCCACAACCTTAAAAAATTCTTTTAAATTATCCCCCTTTGTAAGATTTAAAATAGCTGCCCCTGCCTTAAAACAGCCTTTAGCTACATTTAGATGATAGGTCTCTACAGAAATGAGTATACCTGTAGTCGATAACTCTTTAATAATAGGAAGGAGCAGTTCAAGTTGTTGGATATCATCAATCCTTTGAGCATATGACAAAGAAGACTCAGCACCAATATCGACTATATCCGCCCCGGAGGCTTGGAGAATCTTCGCCTTTCGTA
Coding sequences within:
- a CDS encoding dihydropteroate synthase translates to MLTLSYLSELYLLYSNDYSKEVRRFELCGRYFPDPHKPNLMGVINLSSESWYRESVALDSISAVRKAKILQASGADIVDIGAESSLSYAQRIDDIQQLELLLPIIKELSTTGILISVETYHLNVAKGCFKAGAAILNLTKGDNLKEFFKVVADYDGGVIINFVRGDNVREVQPIELPKDPLSLLFPYFEKRIEEALSCGVRKIWLDPGLGFYYPNLLDGPTRIQRQMEIFLHTFRLRKFGWPICHALPHAFECFQDEVRTAEAFFALLAILGKTDLLRTHEINKVLGVVKTMQLFSSKNP